The following proteins are encoded in a genomic region of Cuculus canorus isolate bCucCan1 chromosome 21, bCucCan1.pri, whole genome shotgun sequence:
- the VAMP3 gene encoding vesicle-associated membrane protein 3 isoform X1, which yields MLRLWSVSREEQRSWSASVPGTSNVAAGSNRRLQQTQHQVDEVVDIMRVNVDKVLERDQKLSELDDRADALQAGASQFETSAAKLKRKYWWKNCKMWAILIAVVVIIIIIIIVWAVPS from the exons atgttgaggctctggagtgtgtccagagaagagcaacgaagctg GTCAGCCAGTGTCCCTGGAACCTCAAATGTGGCTGCCGGCAGCAATCGCCGTCTTCAGCAGACTCAACACCAAGTAGATGAG GTTGTTGACATTATGAGAGTGAATGTGGACAAGGTATTGGAACGAGATCAGAAGCTGTCAGAGTTGGATGATCGTGCTGATGCACTGCAAGCAGGAGCTTCCCAGTTTGAGACCAGTGCAGCCAAGCTGAAAAGGAAGTACTGGTGGAAGAACTGTAAG ATGTGGGCAATATTGATAGCTGTGGTTgtcattatcatcatcatcattattg TCTGGGCGGTGCCTTCATGA
- the VAMP3 gene encoding vesicle-associated membrane protein 3 isoform X2: MSASVPGTSNVAAGSNRRLQQTQHQVDEVVDIMRVNVDKVLERDQKLSELDDRADALQAGASQFETSAAKLKRKYWWKNCKMWAILIAVVVIIIIIIIVWAVPS; the protein is encoded by the exons AT GTCAGCCAGTGTCCCTGGAACCTCAAATGTGGCTGCCGGCAGCAATCGCCGTCTTCAGCAGACTCAACACCAAGTAGATGAG GTTGTTGACATTATGAGAGTGAATGTGGACAAGGTATTGGAACGAGATCAGAAGCTGTCAGAGTTGGATGATCGTGCTGATGCACTGCAAGCAGGAGCTTCCCAGTTTGAGACCAGTGCAGCCAAGCTGAAAAGGAAGTACTGGTGGAAGAACTGTAAG ATGTGGGCAATATTGATAGCTGTGGTTgtcattatcatcatcatcattattg TCTGGGCGGTGCCTTCATGA